gaatcattccTGGATCAAGACGACAAAACTTACTTTTGAAAAAGCAGCAGGAATTATTTTCTAAGCACATCCAGTTGGTGTGTGAGctaaaaaaactcaaaagtgagtgatttatttttaaggtGACCCTGGGGAGGCAGCGGTTGCATcgattaaaatcagtttttcatGCCCTGAGGCAGCGTAATGGTGAAAGCATCAAACTACAGACTCCCTGactgcagaggaagcagagtTAGTGAGAATTACAAACCCAAAAAGATCTCCACCCTTCATCCTGACTGTTAAACAGACAAAGTCGGCACCTTGTGCTCGTGGTTATTTTTTGGGCCAGGTCATCAGGTGAGTAAGTTGCTTCGTAAAGAataaagtgttttctgtgtgtgacgTTCAGATTTTCTCTCCGCCCTCCGCTGCGTGTGTCTGAGACCACAAaccggcggcggcggcggcggcgcccTTACCTCTTCTTGATCTGCGCTGTCCAGGTCTCGCCACACCTCAATTGGCTTAGCCAGGTCAAGGCTGTTCATGGGTATTTTAATCTCTCCGATGACGTCATGTTTGGAGAAGCGATCAAAGTCAAAGACGGACATGACCAGACACTTCCCGCCCATCTCTTGGAATGGGATCTGTAAGACAGTAACCAGGGagcatttacattcacacatttctAAAGTCAGCcagattttaaacataaaacaaaatggGTTGTGACTTTGGCCTGGAGCTCCTATGGCCTGACTTAATAACCTGCTGCTTCAGCAGAACCGGCCTGACTTTGACAAGGTGAAGCCATTTgaattgtttcttttctttttataaagCTGTGTCAGCAGGCCGGGTGCACCGGAGGTGGCCCTCTCCTTTAATTCGATTCTCCACCACACTCTCCTTGTCAGACACCTTCACTACGTCTGCTGCTTTTTATCACTGCCGGCCAGAAACTCAGCTAAAGAGcaaaagagaggaggagctgtTCACCTTTTACAAGACCCGTCTGCCCGTTAAACAGAAAGACGGACATGTTGTTTCAATAAGTAATAAGTAAAGGGCGACCACACGGCGCCTCGGCTTACCTTGAAGACGAAGGTCTCATTGAAGACGGGGTTGAGTGTTTTCTTGTGGACCTTTGTGTCgtacttcttcttcttatcaGGGAGGACGAAGACCTTGACGTAGGGGTCAGAGGTGCCGCCGCTGTCCATGGAGAGGAGGTCGGCGGCTTGCAGGATTCCCACAGTCAGCTgaggagggagcgaggaggaAGTGTGTTATTACCTCTCACTTCACTGGGAACCCTTCCTAAGCTCACACTACTACTAAATCTGAAGTGAAGTCCGAGGAAAAGGTGGAACCAGGGAAAGAGGCACAGAAATGCATTTCATTctcagaagaaaatgaaaaacaaagcagttaGACCGTTGCATTAGGGAGGCTacactcagcaagtacttttactttgaatactTAAAGTATAtctaaaagcaagtacttacttacttttactcaaggaaaatgttaatgtggtacttttacatCAACAGTAGACCCCGCCTCTCACTCaatgtctatttatttgtacttataCTGTAGTAAAATGTtggagtacttcctccaccactgggACAAACTACCCGAGTCCTTACCTTGTTCTCCTGGAAGTCGTAATCAATGGAGTACTGCAGCTtccccagcttctccttctccttcacctcctcctctttctcgtCCCCAGTCAGCCCGGGTTCCACgtcatcttcctcttcatcgtcaTCCTGTAGtttctgcacagacagatgggatgggggggggggggggggggggggggggtgggggggaggcaggTGGCAGAGGGAGGCGTGAGAGGACGGTTCTGAGGCGGCGGTCGTGCTGAACACCAAACCTCAGGGCATCAGCAGTCAGGTTAGTCACAGCACCTACCTGCCACTTACCCCCCGCTCACACCGCTGTTACTAGTGCAATCTGCTCATCAATGACCACAGTTGCAACCTGACTTGATTTCACTATTTCTTGGGTGACAccatttgctgtttttccttttattaaattttttaacCATGATCATTACATGTCTGTTGTAATCGGATTAAAATCAGAGGCAGGGGATTTTCTCCTGGACGACAAAGATCTTGTAGAAACGTGATTTCAAAAGACGCCTGTTACTGTGCAAAgagtgcagagacagagagagacagactgagagagagagagagagagaagaacaacacagaaaacagtcagtttacaggaggaggacagaaaaaGTCAGGAACACCTTACAATGAAATGCAATCTAATGCGATCCaattataaaaatgatgataCTAAGCTTTTATCACCGGGAATTGCTTTTTCCACATTAACGCGACTCACTTGTGTAGCTGCCATTAATTGTGAAATTACAGCATTAAAATAGGAAACTGAGGGAATTCACTGTTGCAAAAAAGGCAGCAACACAAATCCACAAAGTATGACTCACCCCTAATGAGTCACGTTAAGTTGTCTGCAAAGTCTTTTAAAAAGTCGTGAGGACGTGTCCCACACAGAGGAAAGCTGCATCAGCACGGATGAGCCAAAGTCACACGTAAACAGGCTGaaggatattattattattatgggaTATTATTCCCAAAAAGCCCCAGAAAGCTAAACCCTCATCTattacagagctgcagtttaTAATTGCACTATAGTGAAAGGTGTTCTTGGTATTTTGTCCTCCCCGTGTACAGCAGATTTCCGGTACAGGCCGTCGCAGGGAGCACGGCGTCCTCACTGAGTGAAGGACGGAGCGCTGACGACGGGATTCAATCAAACCGCTGACGCAGTTGATTCCTGACACTTGAAACGCTCTCACACTTTGTTTAAACGGAAAGGTAATGattcctgcagcaacacaagCTGTTGGACAAACAGGTTTACTTCAAGCCAACATGACATGTTtgctgtttctctcctcctgacGTACCGAACACTCATCAGCGTATTTACCCTGGAAGTGCTGCTTATTGTACTCTGGCTTTATAATATCTCAAATCcgtgttgtgttgcttttatttgtgtatttatttatctcttgaAAGCGATTAAAAATCTcaatgattaaataaagatgaaataaaagaataaattaaaaaatatatgtattatcTTAACAAAGTTCAGCAGTGTAGTGACTGAGTTAACTGGGGTGTGATGAGGAAGGTGAATCGTGTCCTCTCTCATCGTCCATCTTGCTTTTACGTTACACCCAGCGACCTCTTCAGAGGCGGTCATGACTAATGGAGCGCGGGGGTGATTTTTTGCtcagatgtaaatattaaagtaaaatctCATTTCGGACACTGTGTGAAGCTGCGTGGTCTCTCAGTATGGCCTACTTTCCTATGGCTGTCTTCTTGAAAAAACACGGATGTCTTCGTAAGACTGGAGGGTCCAGCTACTCACTGATGAGCTGGAAGAGGAACagggcgcacacacacgcacacacaaacacacatacatatacacacaagcatgcacgcacgcacacacagataaaacacacaccatcacacacaccatACTGTACCATACACGacagatatacacacactctcatttGCTTACATGCAAGCTCTCTCGTGCATGCTtaaaatatctctctctctctctctctcacacactcattctcACACAATATTCCTTACACGTGGCATTCTCCATCTTTATTGTGGTAAAGGCTTTTCATTCAAGCATGCCAGGCCACACAATGCAGGATCCACGTTTCTCTCTGATGGAGAATGTAAATGAATTACCTCATCGTCGTTTATGAAGATaaaagttttgttgttttgtttttttttacctctgtgacacttgtttttttgtgtgtgtcaggcccCAAATGTCTGCACATGTGTTCTGAGTGAAATGTTCACATCCATGGAGGGATCATGCTACATTGAGAATTTCCAGTTGTTTTTCAAACTTCCGGTGGGGGTTCAAAGACAAAGACGTGGTGCGTCTGAATGGATGCCCGGTGGTCACCTCAGTGGGGTGAGTTGCAAGCTCGGCACTGAGGTTTTTATCAAGTGAAATATGTCGGTTGATCTTAGCTTTAATGTTTGAATGTGGGCAAACATCCCGGCCCACCATTTCTCCTCAGTGAGACCCACGGTGCttcaagggagagagagggggtgtcAATAACTGTCACCTCGTATGTCAGCAGCATGGGTCATCCAGGAAAGTTACTCTCAAGTCAAGTTGTGGCCATTCAATGGTACCTACTGCAAGGGCATATGCTGGTCTTTGTCAATGGATTCAAACAGCTTTAACTGTGGTAGGAACTCGGAGCGTGTTTTGCACGGCGTGTGAATTTCAGACGCGAGTCAATGTGATTATCAGGAGAGGAGTCGTTTGTGAGATCTCAGCTTTTTGAGGCCGGTCGTGGGGGGAAACGTGCCCAAAGCTCTCAGTTACATTACGTTTcagctattttatttttttgacaaATATCCAGCTTACCCCTTGCACATGCATGTTAGTGATCTCTAGTGAGTTGCTGAGTGCACTCGTCATTCAAAGGCTCAACCGTAGGATGAGTTTCATGTTCACTTCAAACCATAGACACTTAAACAGGTCGCtgtctgtttaaaaacatttgcaatCTCTGGATAATCAAGACATAGCAGTTGGTGCGGCATATCAGTTCAGTGGGTTTAGCGAAGCAGCTTAAACGCTCCCATAAGATTCCTCAAGCACCCGCAGCACCTAAGCTTGCAAAAAACTAAGGAAGCCATAGCAActcattgtcatcatcatcatcatcatcatcatcactgcaaTCCAAACCCTCCAAGCCCAGcccagccccccctcccccccaccaccaccactccccCCCTGCCCTGGTCTGTGCTTACACAGTGCGGCCAGAGAGGGGTGCCGCGTGCCATCAGACCTACCGTAGGCAGAGAAGTCCACCACAGTCAAGATACACGGAGCACACATAAGACACAaagcaggaaggaggagagcagagacaaaGGAAGAGATTGAACTCACAGCAGACACCAAAGCAGGGTAATCACAGCAAATGCAGTCAGCTACACTGGAGGGAGCGTGGAAAATGACAGACAGCGGCGCCTCCTCATTAGCACAATCGTATCTTGTGCGGCAGGGCCgatgggtttaaaaaaaaaaaaacaactccagTTTTAGATGTAGCCGCATTGTACTTTGTCAAATCATCAATCACAcgtgtgaagaaaaaaataataattacggGCCCAAAACAACACCATTGTTCCAACTGCTAATTTTCATAATTACTCTTTAATGActgcgagggggggggggaagaaagtcATGGTTGGGCTGAACCGATAAGAGTCCTGTCATTTTCCACTCAAATCCCAAAAAGCACAATTGACAGAAATAGCAACAATAACATTCATGACAAATACAtcacataacaaaaaaaaaaaaaacagaagaagaagaagaagagagataTAAAACATAATCATGGTGGATAAAGAATGTAATTAATACCTGCGGGGAACAGACTTGATTCGGTTAGAGAGACATTAAAAGGTTAAACAGTCTGTGCCAGTGATATGAAAATTATCATTTCTCTATGTGACTCGACTAAAACGTGTAACATGAGGATGACGGATCTAAAATGCTGCTCGTTGCCTCCGtcaaagaggaaatgtttaCATGAGCGTTTGTTTGGTAGTTAGCTGGATTCTGAAAAACTATTTAACCTATTTCCATGGAACtctgtggaggggtgggacatggTACGAGCAAGTAGCCAATAAATATTGGTGCAGACCCAAATATaagggcggatccaggatttatttttgttcactttctttgcTGCGTTTCCCACAGAGTTATTATAGTCTATAGCTGTAGCAGGGGTGCACTTGTACGTAGGAAAGTCGCTCTCACATGCAACAGATATTTTAAATGACAGACTAAAGAGTGATCTCatgagagagaaaactgcatCACATGCCACCTGCAGGCACAACTTCAGCTGgaactatgaggtctgactgtctgcgtggacggtaaaaACTTCATGGATGATAGCGCGAGTGAGCACAAAGAGCTGAAAATAGCGGTGCTCACTTtagtataaaaatatttttgttcattataaaactgtggcgtgacaaattagaatatgacGGGCCACCACAGTGTAGATAAATTAATGGGAAACGCTGCTTTGACATGGCAAGATGGTAAATTAGCTTTTAGCAGAGGTAGAGCGCCCATCTAGTTACATCTGAGCCAAATTTATCTCTACATTCATGTTTCCTTTCAATTCTGGGGAAAAGCTATTCTGTGTGTCCCACAGCTGTTACATCACGGGCTCATATACGGGCTAATGTTGCTTCGCTTTGTTTACTGCGTGGGCGTAAGCTCTCTCTGCCGTGACACGACCTCCTGCTGTGAAACATACCTCTCCGCCTTTCAGGTTCTTCATTCCCATGTCACCCTTCCCCTTCTTGcccttcttgttcttcttcttcttgcaaCAGCATTTCTTGATGATGCAGAAGCAGCACGTTAGGATGAGTAGAGCAGCGACCACGGCGATGGCGATGATGGCCCAGGATGGCACTgtggaaaggggggggggggggggggggggcgcataCAGATCAATGTATAGACGGCATCGTTCACACCCACAAGGAGAAGAAGCAAaatactttgacatttgaccaACCGATCATTTAGCCTGCTCCATGTCATGTCCTGGGACAAATATATTTAGTAAGAGAGGTGCTGGGTTAGCAATTAGATTGGGTGAAAATTAGATTTCTCTGCCATTAGGAAGGGCAGCCAGTGATCAATACTGAATAAAGACATTATGAGGCCGCCAACGCCTGCAGCAAGGGAGAAAATCTAATTCCCAAATCATTGCTCAGGAGCCACATCGATGAAGAGTTGGTTGATCGGAAAACAGTTTTGGCGTTTGGTCCGGCACTCACGTGGGATCTTGTCGATTTCATTCAGGAACTTGTTTTTGATCTCGTCGAAGGCGTCGTTCTTGTCGATCGGTTCGGTGGAGTTGTCGCTAGAGACTGATGCGACGGGGGCTGGGGTCACAGTCAAGGCACTGGCCCCCGTTGGCTTAGCAGCGACCATGGGTGATGTCTGATGCCTGAACAAGTTGAACTTCGTCATTTAGGCTGCACGCACGGCCCCtgaaaaacagcacaaacaagcaaaacactGCTTGAAAAACCTGAAGTCATCCAGCCATTAGTGCCACTTCTCCTCCACTCGCACATTATACCCCACTTGTGTGGAATATATTGACAGTAGCTCATTACAGGCTTGATTCATTCAGCCAATTTCAATGTTTCCAGGCtcatttgaaagagaaaaatgacaCACAGGCCAAAACATGTCATGGACAAATGCAGCACCACGACGAGTTTGACATTCATAACGAggcataaagaaaacaatcaaatgaGAGAGTGATTTGTGGCGCACTTGCAAAACGCCACCTGTTACGGTTGGAGTGGTTTTAAGGCTGACGTCTGAATCAAACACTGATCAGAGACACTCAACTCTGCGTCATCTCATTCTTGTGTAAGTTATGAAAAGGGATCAAACGGGGGCTGTAGCTCAGGTGGTGGACAGAGGGACAGCTGTTGGACGACCGGTGGTTTGATCACAGGCTCCTACGTCACTGAGGAAAACACTGAACCCCGCGTTGCTCTTTGAAACGGTATGAATGGGACAAAAATGGATGTCGCTCGGGGCGAAAGCatctgacaaataaatgtaattaggAGCACCAGCGTGACACGTGTCAGCCTTCTGCACCGTGAACAAATTCGGGAATATATTCTCTGCCTCTGGTGACACTGATGAGAAAGAAGAAGCCACTATTGTTTTCTTCAACATCTGCCgcaagagaaaaacacagtcgGACACAAACGGACACAAACTGGTTTTCCCACATTTGCCACTGAGGTGTTTTGAGTCCCTTCAGGAAAGTGATGGCTGTATAATTCAAGAAGTCGCAAATTCAAGGGAATTATGTTCAGTCGCAGAAAAATCTTAATCAATTTATTCTCCAGCGATTCGAGAGAAcatcaaaaaaactaaatgcaatTAAAAGAGAGTATAGAATTTCAAATTCCCCCCAGATTACTCAGTGTTAATCTAGTTTGTTCTGCTGTTCGTTTGCAGTAGTGAGGCCCACAGAAAAGTGTGTATTCCATTCAGGAATTTAAACAGGAATAAATTAGTTTGGAATTTAAAAGTTGGTTCCCAGCTGAAACCAAAAGAGCAAAGCAGGTTTTTAACAAGTGAACCATTACATCACCAGTGGACGAGTCATGTTCTATAggaaagagaggatgaagaggcaATAGTAAGAAAGTGtcaggaaaaagagaaaaagacaaatacaataTCCGTAataactgtaaaacacacatttcgATTATTTTACTAAAAACGGGTGCACATGTGGGTCTGAGTTTCTAAGAACTGGTTAAAGAACTGGATCTAATTTGATGAAACTGGGGGGTTTAAGTAAATCAGGTTAATTGATACATTGGACTCTTTCTCTAATCTCATAAACCAGCTCTTTACACTTGACCAAAACAACTGTGATGAATGTTCAGAAACTTATGATAAATCTCTTTTATTCCCATGACTCATGAAAGGTCGGAACCTTTGGTAACATCCAATCCATTTCCACTGAGGAAGTGCACCAAGAATTCATTTTATAAGAATGATTGATCACAGCGAACCGCAGTCTCCACCGCAGTCTGCCATTTTACTGTGTTTCAACCATATTTCACAGGGTCGTGAGGTCAGCGGACAATGAATTCAGATGAGTTACCGACAATGATTATGAGGGAATAACCATCAGTCATCGATTCATCACACCTTTGTTTTGTCTGGACGCTGCTCGATACGTAGCTGAGACAAtgcctgagggggggggggggttgtttaaGTGGAGAAATAAACACTACAAACGACTAACAGCCTTTTTCCCAGTGAACAGTGTTTCCTCCACAGGGCCGAGTGGACGTTCAATCAGAGCTCCTATCGGCCCCAGAAATCACAGCGTAACAAGTGGAGCCTGCCAACGGAGCGATGAGTGATCGGGTGAGACCTCGATTcagaaaagtagaaaagcaCGACGAGCATAACAACAAGAGACTTCTACTGCCACCGGTTTTTATTAAAgtcagggtaaaaaaaaatagagacaTTTCCCCACATTCAATGTTCCAAGTTGCTGCCAAAGCTATTTAGTGTCACATATTAACAATCTAAATTAAGACTGACAGCGAGAAGGGTACACTTTTATTATTCAGGGGGCAGGACCAGCTCGTAATATCttgtaatatatgtatatttaaataactCGCTGCTGTTATGTAGGCGGATGTTGCAAATGACCAACATCCTTATGATCACATTCTGAGATGTGAACTGAGCTAATGTACGTGCTTTATTCGGGTTATTGAGAAAATGACTCACACTCAATAAAAGAGCAATCCCCGGCCCCACTGTCTCCGCTCTGTGCTGCACATTACTGTAGATACTGTGACGGTGCTGAAAGCCTCCGCGTACATTCGAGGTTTATGTGCGTTTCGCCCTGTTTGTCCCTCACATCGGGAGAAGCCAGACCAATTAAATTAACATTCATGGATATGGGCTCCAACGTTTTATCTCCTCCACTCTGAGGGTGAGGAcggacagagaggacacagaccTGCAGTATTGTTTTATTACGGACATTAGTCCTGCTTCCTGGTAAGCTCTCAGGGCTCACTCCTGACAAAGCAACTATGttaactgctttttaaaaaatgtagttCTACACCTTCAGAGCATATTAACAAGGTATTCAAAAGGTATTTTAGCTGCTAGCCGTCAATGGAAGACATATTTTGTGTAGTTTCTTAAATGGGACAGAGTTTAActctttagtttagtttaaaaaggcaaagaggTAATGAAGTCTGATCTACTGCGCAGGCCACATGGTCTTCATAGTGCTGCCATAAAGCCAGATTCATGTGTCATTTTGGAAAGTGGTGCAGACTGACTGCATGTCCAACATTTCCATCTTTTGAAACTTAATGCTTGCACTGCTAAAatcagagagacacaaacatgcatattCATAAATAACTAGATATACACAATATAGAAGCACTTTTCACTCTCAGAGCTTATAAAATATAAGACAAAGAACTTGCAATAAAGGTAAGAAAGTTGAATCTGTTGGTTCAGGGACTGAATCATCAACCTCCCAGTCAGATTCCCTGTTTTGTTCCTGGATTTTAACTGGGAGGTTGGTGGTTAAATCTGGAAGAGGAAGTAATAGAGCTTGGCCCTTGCTGATTACCACCACTCAGATACCCTTGAGCAAGGCTCTTAACCTCCATCTGCTCCA
The sequence above is drawn from the Hippoglossus hippoglossus isolate fHipHip1 chromosome 7, fHipHip1.pri, whole genome shotgun sequence genome and encodes:
- the LOC117764416 gene encoding synaptotagmin-2-like isoform X1 — encoded protein: MTKFNLFRHQTSPMVAAKPTGASALTVTPAPVASVSSDNSTEPIDKNDAFDEIKNKFLNEIDKIPLPSWAIIAIAVVAALLILTCCFCIIKKCCCKKKKNKKGKKGKGDMGMKNLKGGEKLQDDDEEEDDVEPGLTGDEKEEEVKEKEKLGKLQYSIDYDFQENKLTVGILQAADLLSMDSGGTSDPYVKVFVLPDKKKKYDTKVHKKTLNPVFNETFVFKIPFQEMGGKCLVMSVFDFDRFSKHDVIGEIKIPMNSLDLAKPIEVWRDLDSADQEEPEKLGDICISLRYVPTAGKLTICILEAKNLKKMDVGGLSDPYVKINLLQNGKRLKKKKTTVKKNTLNPYYNESFSFEIPIDQMQKIQAVITVLDYDKIGKNDAIGKIWVGSKSTGAGLKHWSDMLANPRRPIAQWHPLQPEEEVDASLAALTAKK
- the LOC117764416 gene encoding synaptotagmin-2-like isoform X2, which encodes MTKFNLFRHQTSPMVAAKPTGASALTVTPAPVASVSSDNSTEPIDKNDAFDEIKNKFLNEIDKIPLPSWAIIAIAVVAALLILTCCFCIIKKCCCKKKKNKKGKKGKGDMGMKNLKGGEDDDEEEDDVEPGLTGDEKEEEVKEKEKLGKLQYSIDYDFQENKLTVGILQAADLLSMDSGGTSDPYVKVFVLPDKKKKYDTKVHKKTLNPVFNETFVFKIPFQEMGGKCLVMSVFDFDRFSKHDVIGEIKIPMNSLDLAKPIEVWRDLDSADQEEPEKLGDICISLRYVPTAGKLTICILEAKNLKKMDVGGLSDPYVKINLLQNGKRLKKKKTTVKKNTLNPYYNESFSFEIPIDQMQKIQAVITVLDYDKIGKNDAIGKIWVGSKSTGAGLKHWSDMLANPRRPIAQWHPLQPEEEVDASLAALTAKK